A part of Arthrobacter sp. MN05-02 genomic DNA contains:
- a CDS encoding chromosome partitioning protein ParA, which produces MKVALVNLKGGVAKTTSSIYIAAALAQKGTVVLLDGDPKGSASDWTGLVEDSGEPMPFTVKVVNQRTMKKAAQGFDYGVIDTPPGNPQVIDAAIATADIVVIPTDASAMDIQRVWPSIEAAARAGKPAAVLIVRARLNTRSLAIAVETFEQAGAAVIDAYIPLREDIKNAYGTIPTNLHGYDQVATDLLEVHHGIAS; this is translated from the coding sequence ATGAAAGTCGCCCTCGTGAATCTCAAAGGTGGAGTAGCGAAAACCACCAGTTCGATCTACATCGCGGCCGCGCTAGCCCAGAAAGGTACTGTCGTCCTCCTCGACGGTGACCCCAAGGGATCTGCCTCAGACTGGACAGGCCTGGTCGAAGACAGCGGCGAGCCGATGCCTTTCACAGTGAAAGTCGTCAATCAACGCACCATGAAAAAAGCTGCCCAGGGCTTTGACTACGGCGTGATTGACACTCCCCCGGGTAACCCGCAAGTCATCGATGCAGCCATCGCCACCGCCGACATCGTCGTGATCCCCACCGACGCTTCAGCCATGGACATTCAGCGCGTCTGGCCCTCAATCGAAGCAGCCGCACGAGCAGGCAAGCCTGCAGCCGTACTTATCGTCCGCGCGCGCCTGAACACCAGAAGCCTCGCCATCGCTGTCGAAACCTTCGAGCAAGCTGGAGCGGCTGTCATTGACGCCTACATCCCCTTGCGCGAGGACATAAAAAACGCCTACGGCACAATCCCAACCAACCTGCACGGCTACGACCAAGTAGCAACCGACCTACTGGAGGTACACCATGGCATCGCCAGCTAA